The sequence TCCAATGTATTCAGCCCGAACCGGTCGAGGAAGTAAGGGGTCGTTGCGTAGAGGATAGGCCGCCCGCTCGCTTCGAGCCGGCCTTTTTCCATGACGAATCCTTTGGACAGCAGTGTCTGGATGGCCCGTTCGGATTTGACGCCCCGGATTTCATCGACTTCCACCCGTGTCACAGGCTGTTTATATGCGATGATGGCAAGGACTTCAAGCGCGGCCTGGGTCATCATTTTGGAAGGCGGGTTCTCGAACAGCCGTTTGATGTCCTCCGCGAATTCCGCTTTCGTCACCAGCTGATAGCCGCCGCTGTATTGGCGGAGTGTGATGCCGCTGTCTTCCCTCGCCTCATATTGTCCGAGAAGGTGTTCCAGTGCGGCGGTCACTTCCCCTTCCGTACAGACGGTCAGGGCAGCCAGCTGCTTCAATGGCAGTCCTTCTTCCCCCGCAACAAACAGGAAGCTTTCAATTGAGGCTGCCAGCCGTTTCGTATTTGTCATCCATTCGTTCCTCCAGTTGGCAGCATGATGTACAGGCGGTCGAAGTTCCCCTGCTGTTCGACATAGACATCCCTGCGTTTCATCAGTTCAAGAACCGACAGGAATGTGACGACCAGTGAACTGACATCCCCCTCGTCGAAAAGTTCATCGAACGTACAGCGGCCGCCTTTTTGTACGATGCTGCCCATGATCTCATCCATCTTTTCTCCGACAGACTGTTCGTTGTTTGCTATACTGGCTGTCAGGGGCGCTTTCAGCCGCCTTCTCTGCAGCATCTTCTGGAATGCACCGACTAAATCGAAAACGCTGAGGGCCTCCCCTGTATCGTTTTGCGGGAGCGTTCCGTATGCACCCATGTCGGCAGGCTGTTTCGTGAAGTGGACGGCCCGTTCCTCTGCCGACTCTTTCAGCTGGACGGCCGCTTCTTTGTATCTCTTATACTCAAGCAGACGTGCGATCAGTTCTTCGCGCGGATCATCTTCCATCTGGAAGTCTGTTCCGTCTTCATCGAATACGTCACCTTCATGGACCGGCAGCAGCATTTTGCTCTTGATCTCTATCAATGTTGCGGCAAGTACGAGATATTCACTGAGTTCATCCAGCTCCAGGACTCGCATGGCATGTAAATGTTCTATGTATTGGTTCGTCAGCTGAGCCATCGGGATATCATAGATATCGATCTCCAGCCGGTTGATAAGATGGAGCAGAAGATCCAGCGGTCCTTCGAATGCTTCCAGTTTCACTTTGTATGACACGGTTTCACCTTCTCTGCTTTCGGCAGACGGAATTCCTTGTAAAGGAGAATAATATGCAACCTTACCATCATCCTCTTTTTGTTGAGTTTCTCGTCTATTTTAATAGGAATCAAGACTATTTCGAAGGTCATGAAGTGCTCGAAGAGTATTGGAAATCGGTGCCCGGTTTTTCGAAAGAACATCCTCTCACGGCCTTCATCCTGCTGACGACTGGTATGTACCATTGGCGGCGCGGAAACTTCAGCGGCGCATCACGGACGTTCGGCAAATCGTCAGAGCGGTTCGCAGCTGCCGCTCGTTCGTATCCCGAGTACAGGGAGGAGCTGGATATCGGCAGGCTGCTCGCGGATCTGGAGTCGGCTCGCGGACTGGTGCAGCAGCGCCGGCCGTTCAGACCGTTCCCGATCATCGTCCTCTCGCAGACCCTCTTGCAGAAGACGGAAGAAGCCGGGCGGACGATGACGCTGCTGCCCCGCGGCAGTGAAGATGTTGTCCATAAGCATATGCGCAGGGACCGGTCCGATATTCTGGAATTGCGGAACGAAAAGAAGAAGAGCGGACGCTAGCGATCCGCTCTTGCTTCTTCCAGCATGCATTTATTGACGAAAGCATCTGTATAATCGTTCCCATACGGGATCTTATCCGGATATTCCTCCTGCAGCTTCGCCATCACTTCTTTGCCGATTCCTTCCCCGCGGAATGAAGGGTTCAGTGACAGGTGGTGCACCGTCATCGTGTCCTCTTCAATCTCAGCCCCTACTATGCCGATGAAATCTTCCTGCTGTTTCACAAGAAATAATTCAAGGTCCTCTTCGGTTTCATAACGGGCAAGGATTTCCTGCAATTGCTTCACAGAATACTCACCTGGGATGTAAGAAAGAAATCCCATTGCTATTTTCTGGTGCATTTTTTTGTAGCGAACAAGTTTCATGGATACCCCTTCTTTTTCAGCATTGCCTATCCGTTGATTTTACAGGAAACCCGCACAATTTTCAACTGATGGTTCAGCGGGGGTCGATGACAGGCATGACATAGTACCAGTAGACCGCACCCCAAATCAGCGCCACAACAGCGATGCTGACAAACAAAATGATATTCCTCTTTTTCTTCATTACTGCCCTTTCCTCACCTTCTGCTGCAGGGGAAGGTCCAGCCGGGTGAGATCCTCGTAGGTTTCACGGCGGATCACGAGCTGGTGGTGTCCCTCCTCGGCAAATACTACCGCCGGCCGCGGCAGCCGGTTATAATTACCGGCCATTGAGTACGTATAAGCACCTGTGCAGAAAACGGCGAGCAAGTCACCTTCCTGAAGCCGCGGGAGCGTGGCATCGGTAATCAGTTTGTCTCCGGATTCGCAGCATTTTCCGGCGATGGTCACACGCGTATCATGTGGACTGTGCATCTGCTGAGCAGCTGCCGCCGTATATTTGGCATCATACAATGCCGGACGGATATTATCCGACATGCCTCCGTCGACCGCGATGTATGTCCGTATGCCGGGCACCTGCTTTTCACTGCCTGCAGTGTAGAGGGTCGTCCCGGCGTCGCCGACCAGCGAGCGGCCGGGTTCTATCCATATCTCGGGCATCGGGTATCCCCATTCCTCTGACAGGCCGGATACCACTTCCGCCATCTCCTCGGCATACTGCATCGGTTCCAGCGGCCTGTCTTCGTCCGTGTACCGGATGCCGAACCCGCCGCCGAGATTGAGGACGGAACATACGAAACCATGTTCGTCACGCCATGCTTTCATTTTCTCCATCAAGGAATGCGCAGCGTGCGTGAACGCTTCCGTTTCGAAGATCTGGGACCCGATATGGCAATGGAGACCAAGCACCTCGACGTATGGCATGTCCGCTGCCCGTCTGAACGCCTCATCCGCCTGACCGTTCTTCAGATCGAAACCGAACTTCGAATCTTCCTGTCCCGTCGTGATGAATTCATGGGTATGCGCTTCGATTCCCGGTGTCACACGGAGAAGGATTTTCATCGTCTGCTTCCGGGACTGGGCGATTTCGCTGATCATTCCAAGTTCAAGGAAATTATCTGCCACGATACATCCTATTTTTTCGTCAAACGCAAAATTCAATTCCATGTAACTCTTGTTGTTGCCATGGAAATGGATGCGCTCACGCGGGAAATCCGCCTGGACGGCGGTGAAGAGCTCTCCGCCTGACACGACATCCAGGGACAGGCCTTCCTCTGCGGCCAGCTGATAGATGGCGACGGAAGAGAACGCTTTGCTGGCATACGCAACCTGTGCCTGCACACCCATCTTCCTGAAAGCTGCCTGGAAGCCGGCAGCCCGTTCACGGATAAGTGCTGTATCGTAGACGACAACCGGTGTTCCGTAAATATGAGCAAGATCGACTGAGTCCACTCCGCCAATCATAAGATGGCCCTGTCCGTTCACTGTCTGAGTTCCGTATAATTCCATACGCCAGTCCCTCCCTCTCCAATATGCAGTTCGTCACCTGTTTTCCGGCGATTGGAAAACAGTATCTATGGACAAATCTAACATAAGTCAGGAGGGCAGGCAATGGCCTATGGCATCCGGCTCCGTTTCGGCGAATGGGTGATGAACGGACGCGGCATGTCTTCAGTCATCGGCATGCGCAGAAGTATGCGCATCATGGCTTTCGGGAAGAACGGCAGCAATGGCCACAAGTATGGCGTGTTGAGCGGTTTCATGGAACTCAGGTAATAGACCAGAACAGCGAGCATGATGAAGAACCCGGGAGCTCCGGCTGCGGCTGCCGCAATCAGCAGGGCGATCCTGAATAGTTTGGTCGTGATGCTCAATTCGTAAGAAGGGATTGCAAATGTCAGAATTGCGCTTACCGCTACGTATAGGACGACTTCGCCCGTGAAGAGACCGACATCGATCGCCACCTGGCCGATGACGATAGCCGCCACGAGCCCCATGGCGGTCGTCATCGGGGTCGGCGTATGGATGGCCGCCATCCTCAGGACTTCGATCCCAAGATCAGCCAGCAAAAGCTGGACGAAGAGCGGAACGGCGCCCGGATCATCGGGTCCGATATAATGCAGGAACTGCGGGATATACTGTGTCTTGGTGGCGAGCAGATACCAGAAAGGAAGCAGCAGCAGACTGAACAGCGCACCGGTCAGCCTGACCCACCGGACGAATGTCCCGATGAAAGGGGCCTGACGGTATTCCTCCGCGTGCTGCAGATGGTCGAAAATCGTAGTCGGCACGAGGATAGCAGAAGGAGATGTGTCAACAATCAATGCAATATGGCCTTCCAGGAGATGGGCCGCACAAATATCCGGCCGCTCCGTATACCGCACGAACGGCATCGGATTGAATCGCTGCTTGAAGAGGAACTCCTCCAGCGACTTGTCGGTCATCGTCAATCCGTCCGTCTTGATATCATCAAGCCGTTTCCGGATGCCGTCGAGCATTTTTTCATTCGCCGCGCCTTTCATATAGGCGATGGCCACGTCCGTCTTGCCGACTGCGGACACTTGGTGCATCTCGAAACGCAGATTGTCCGTCCGGAGCCTTCTGCGGACCAGTGTCGTGTTCTGCAGGATGTTTTCCGTGAATCCGTCCCGTGAACCGCGGATGACTTTCTCGTTGTCCGGCTCTTCCGGCTGCCTGCCCGGATAGCTCCGCACATCGATGAGAATCGTGAAACCATCCTCGGTGATGAAAGCCGCAAGTCCGCTTAGCAGTGACGTCAGCAGATTGTCTCGGCTCTTCGGCTGCTCCACTGCATGATATGGAAAGAAGGAAAGCAACTTCTCACCTGTATCGTGAGAAGTTGTGACTTCTTTGGACTGATCCTGCATTTCCGTCAGCAGCGTCGTGACGGTTTGTCCATCTACCAGGCCATTGACGTACAGCATCAGGACAGGCAGATCATACAGATGCAGCTCCCTGGAGACGGCGTCGTATGTTTCACCTGTACCGAACTTGTCGACAAACCAGGCTTCCGCTTCACGTTTTGTTGCAAATAATGGATTCATCTACTGATCAGCCCTCGCTTTTTCTAATGGTTCCTCTGCTGCTGCGCCCATCCAGGTCTTCAGCTGTGCCAGTATTTTCTTCTCCAGCCGGGATACCTGCACTTGCGAAATTCCGATCCGCTCTGCAATATCACTCTGTGTGCAGTCGAGATAATAGCGCATGTAAATGATCGTCTGATCCCGTTTGTTGAGCCTTGAGACGACATCGCGGAGCGGAATGTGATCGAACAGCCTTGCAGATCGGTCATCTTTCAGCTGATCCATCAGGGTCAGGCTGTCTCCATCGCTGTCATAGAGCTGTTCGTGGAGGGAAGCCGGATCCCGCAATGCGTCCGACGCCAGGATGATGTCGTCCACTGAGACGTCCAGCTCGGCGGACAGCTCCGAAATGGAAGGCGACGTCCCGTATTTCTTCACATAATTATCAGTGGCATGCCGGATTTTAAAGCTCAGTTCCCGGATGGATCTGCTCACTTTCACCATGCCGTCATCCCTCAGGAAGCGCTGGATCTCTCCGACGATCATGGGGACTGCATACGTGGAAAATTTTACATCGTACGACAAATCGAATTTGTCGACGGATTTCATGAGACCGATACAGCCGATCTGAAAGAGATCTTCCAAGTCTGCACCGCGCGATGCGAATCGCTGGACAATCGACCAGACGAGCCGTGTGTTTCCTTCTATCATCCGGCGCCGCGATTCTTTGTCGCCTGCTTGGGACTGTTGAATCAGCATTCTCATTTCCTCTTGGGATAGAAGTGCTTCAGTTTTTTCAACAGACATATTCTTCGGTCACCTCATTCTGCTTTTTTCCGTGACCGGAGAAAATGTTT comes from Sporosarcina trichiuri and encodes:
- a CDS encoding SigF/SigG family RNA polymerase sporulation sigma factor, translated to MSVEKTEALLSQEEMRMLIQQSQAGDKESRRRMIEGNTRLVWSIVQRFASRGADLEDLFQIGCIGLMKSVDKFDLSYDVKFSTYAVPMIVGEIQRFLRDDGMVKVSRSIRELSFKIRHATDNYVKKYGTSPSISELSAELDVSVDDIILASDALRDPASLHEQLYDSDGDSLTLMDQLKDDRSARLFDHIPLRDVVSRLNKRDQTIIYMRYYLDCTQSDIAERIGISQVQVSRLEKKILAQLKTWMGAAAEEPLEKARADQ
- a CDS encoding DUF309 domain-containing protein, which gives rise to MQPYHHPLFVEFLVYFNRNQDYFEGHEVLEEYWKSVPGFSKEHPLTAFILLTTGMYHWRRGNFSGASRTFGKSSERFAAAARSYPEYREELDIGRLLADLESARGLVQQRRPFRPFPIIVLSQTLLQKTEEAGRTMTLLPRGSEDVVHKHMRRDRSDILELRNEKKKSGR
- a CDS encoding GNAT family N-acetyltransferase, whose product is MKQLQEILARYETEEDLELFLVKQQEDFIGIVGAEIEEDTMTVHHLSLNPSFRGEGIGKEVMAKLQEEYPDKIPYGNDYTDAFVNKCMLEEARADR
- the scpB gene encoding SMC-Scp complex subunit ScpB, whose translation is MTNTKRLAASIESFLFVAGEEGLPLKQLAALTVCTEGEVTAALEHLLGQYEAREDSGITLRQYSGGYQLVTKAEFAEDIKRLFENPPSKMMTQAALEVLAIIAYKQPVTRVEVDEIRGVKSERAIQTLLSKGFVMEKGRLEASGRPILYATTPYFLDRFGLNTLEDLPELLQETDDEEDTDLFLTKFQDMLETEEG
- a CDS encoding spore germination protein — translated: MNPLFATKREAEAWFVDKFGTGETYDAVSRELHLYDLPVLMLYVNGLVDGQTVTTLLTEMQDQSKEVTTSHDTGEKLLSFFPYHAVEQPKSRDNLLTSLLSGLAAFITEDGFTILIDVRSYPGRQPEEPDNEKVIRGSRDGFTENILQNTTLVRRRLRTDNLRFEMHQVSAVGKTDVAIAYMKGAANEKMLDGIRKRLDDIKTDGLTMTDKSLEEFLFKQRFNPMPFVRYTERPDICAAHLLEGHIALIVDTSPSAILVPTTIFDHLQHAEEYRQAPFIGTFVRWVRLTGALFSLLLLPFWYLLATKTQYIPQFLHYIGPDDPGAVPLFVQLLLADLGIEVLRMAAIHTPTPMTTAMGLVAAIVIGQVAIDVGLFTGEVVLYVAVSAILTFAIPSYELSITTKLFRIALLIAAAAAGAPGFFIMLAVLVYYLSSMKPLNTPYLWPLLPFFPKAMMRILLRMPMTEDMPRPFITHSPKRSRMP
- the lysA gene encoding diaminopimelate decarboxylase, whose product is MELYGTQTVNGQGHLMIGGVDSVDLAHIYGTPVVVYDTALIRERAAGFQAAFRKMGVQAQVAYASKAFSSVAIYQLAAEEGLSLDVVSGGELFTAVQADFPRERIHFHGNNKSYMELNFAFDEKIGCIVADNFLELGMISEIAQSRKQTMKILLRVTPGIEAHTHEFITTGQEDSKFGFDLKNGQADEAFRRAADMPYVEVLGLHCHIGSQIFETEAFTHAAHSLMEKMKAWRDEHGFVCSVLNLGGGFGIRYTDEDRPLEPMQYAEEMAEVVSGLSEEWGYPMPEIWIEPGRSLVGDAGTTLYTAGSEKQVPGIRTYIAVDGGMSDNIRPALYDAKYTAAAAQQMHSPHDTRVTIAGKCCESGDKLITDATLPRLQEGDLLAVFCTGAYTYSMAGNYNRLPRPAVVFAEEGHHQLVIRRETYEDLTRLDLPLQQKVRKGQ
- a CDS encoding segregation/condensation protein A, which encodes MSYKVKLEAFEGPLDLLLHLINRLEIDIYDIPMAQLTNQYIEHLHAMRVLELDELSEYLVLAATLIEIKSKMLLPVHEGDVFDEDGTDFQMEDDPREELIARLLEYKRYKEAAVQLKESAEERAVHFTKQPADMGAYGTLPQNDTGEALSVFDLVGAFQKMLQRRRLKAPLTASIANNEQSVGEKMDEIMGSIVQKGGRCTFDELFDEGDVSSLVVTFLSVLELMKRRDVYVEQQGNFDRLYIMLPTGGTNG